In Frederiksenia canicola, the sequence ATAAACCCCAACGGTGAGTGCAAAAATCAGCAGTGACATTCCGTAAGAAATACCCAGTGTGGTCTCAAGCAAACGCCCTGCTCCAATGAATTGTACTACCATCATCGCAAAGAAAGAGAGCAACAACGCAAGGCTTGAAAGCCATACAATCACAGGGCTTTTATAGCGAGCGAGCAACATATCGTTAATCGTTACACTATTATTTTTACGGGCTAAAATCGCAAATTTTTTACCTAATGCCCCGAGAGATAAAATCACCGCAGGCACTTGGATCATCGCAAGCAACACCCAGCCTAAGCCGTATTTATACGCAGCCCCAGGGCCACCAATAAAGCTACTTGCTCCGACATAAGTTGCCGCCATTGTCATTGCCAACACAAAACCTGACATTGAGCGACCACCAACGTAATATTCCGTTAAAAATGAACCACTTGCACGTTTACGATAGGCATAAAACGCCACGCCAAATACAAATAGCAAATAGGCGATAAGCGGTATTAATACGGCAAAATCCATTTATTTGTCCTCCAAATCGATCGCTTTGTATACCGTTTTGATTACTATTGTGGTGAGCAACACAAATAAAATTGGCAAATAAATGCACGCCAACTCAAACCAAATCGGAAAGCCTAAAAGGCCCCGTCCCGTTGGCGAAAAGTAGGCAAATCCAACCCAACCTGCGAGATAAAACAGCGTCAGCCATAACGACCAACGCACTTCTCGCATTATTTGCTGTGAATGTTTCATTTTTCCTCCAGATTATTCACAAAGTCACAAAAAAAGCGGGATAATCCCGCTCATAAAGGAGAATTCATCATCAATGAATTACTCTAATGATCATTTTTTTCTTCTTCATCGGTACGATCTTTCATCAACTCTTCATCTGTTGGTAAAGGCTGACCTGTGAATGCGTGTAAAAAGGCTTCACAGAGTAGTTCACTATTTGTTGCGTGGCGAAGATTACGAATTTGGCGACGAGTACGTTCGTTGGTCAAAATTTCCAACACTTTAATTGGAATTGACACCGTAATTTTTTTCACCTGCTCGCTTTTTTTGCCGTGTTCTGCATACGGGCTAATGTATTCACCATTCCATTCTGCCATTTTCAGTACCTAAAAATAAAAAACTTAGCTATCATTTTAATCAAAAGTCGTTATGTTCGCAATCTAGACGTCTAGATTCCTAGTTTTAATGTTATGATTTTATTTATTTGAACCTATAAAGGATATCGCCATGAAACCAATACCAACGCTTCCAGCTGGGCTTTCTCTTATCAAACATAACCAGTTGGATATTTTGTATATTCAGCATACCTCTTTTCACGCAAAGGTCGCCTTGCAAGGGGCGCAACTATTGAGCTGGCAGCCAACCCCGTGTTCACAAGATGTGATTTGGCTGAGTGACGTTGAGCCATTTGAAACAGGTGTGGCAATACGTGGCGGTGTACCGATTTGTTATCCGTGGTTTGGGGGCGTAAAACAGCCTGCCCACGGGACGGCTCGTAATCGTTTATGGACACTCACTAAAGTCGATGTCCTTGCTGATCGTGTGTTGTTAGAACTCGCTTTGGAAGACGAAGCGTTAATGCAAATGGAATTAGGCTCTGAATGTCGTTTAACCTTCACCCATCTTGCCGCAAAGCCTGCTCAAGTCGCGTTGCATAGCTATTTCAAGGTAGCGGATATTGCCCAAATTGAGTTACATAACTTGCCCAATGAGAGTTTCAATTCGGTTGAACAGACCATGCAAGCGGTCACTTCCCCAAGAAAATTTGCAAATTTAGTCGATGAAATTTACACCGCAAATGGTTTGCCAACCGTGATCATCGATCCAATTGCAAAACGTCAAATTAATGTTGAGCATCAAAATGCCAGTGAAGTAGTGGTGTGGAATCCGTGGCACAAAGCGATGTCAGGAATGAACGAAGCAGGGCATAAAACGATGGTTTGCGTTGAAACCGCCCGCATTCATCGCTTGTTAAATCAAGGCGAAACGGTCACGGCAAAATTCAGCGTAGAAGCACTTTAAGTTCATTTTGTGATATGATTTGCCACACACAGAGCGGGGGGTTAACCCGCCTTTTCTTTGATGTTATTTTTCGGGTGAATAAATACGCCCAACGGAATGCTATATGACCACTCTCAAAAACGATCGCTATTTAAAAGCCCTATTGCGTGAACCTGTTGATATGACGCCAGTATGGATGATGCGTCAAGCGGGGCGTTATCTACCTGAATATAAAGCAACCCGTGCTCAAGCAGGGGATTTTATGTCCCTTTGCCGCAATGCGGATTTAGCTTGTGAAGTCACTTTACAGCCTTTACGTCGTTACGATCTTGATGCCGCAATTTTATTCTCTGACATTTTGACCATTCCCGATGCGATGGGGTTAGGGCTGAGTTTTGGGGCTGGCGAAGGTCCGAAATTTGCTCACCCAATCGAACGCAAAGCGGATGTGGATAATTTGCCTATTCCTGATCCTGAAGGTGAATTGCAATATGTAATGAATGCGGTGCGAACCATTCGCCGTGAATTAAAGGGTGAAGTGCCGTTGATTGGCTTTTCAGGCAGCCCGTGGACGCTTGCCACTTATATGGTTGAAGGCGGTTCAAGCAAGGCTTTCACCAAAATCAAAAAAATGCTCTATACCGATCCAAAACTGCTACATTGCTTGTTAGATAAACTGGCTAACAGCGTGATCTTATATTTGAATGCTCAAATCAAAGCAGGGGCACAGTCGGTGATGGTATTCGACACTTGGGGGGGCGTATTGGCTCATCGTGATTACAAGGAATTTTCGCTGCAATATATGCACAAAATCGTGGACGGTTTACTTCGTGAAAATGACGGTCGCCGTGTGCCAGTTACCCTGTTCACTAAAGGCGGTGGTTTATGGCTAGAGGCGATTGCCGATACTGGCTGCGATGCTGTGGGCTTGGATTGGACGGTGGATATTGCCGATGCCCGTGCAAGAGTTGGGCATAAAGTAGCGTTGCAAGGCAATATGGATCCAAGCGTACTATACGCCTCGCCAGAACGCATTGAACAAGAGGTGCAAGCGATTTTAGCTGGCTTTGGCAATGGCTCAGGGCACGTTTTCAACCTTGGACACGGTATTCACCAAGATGTGCCAGAACAAAGCCCGAAAGTGTTTGTCGATGCGATCCACACATTTTCGAAGTCATATCATCAATAAAAGGAAATCCTATGCGAAACCCTATCCATAAACGTATGGAACGTTTTGAGAGTTGGCAACATCTTGTTTTTATGGCGTGTTTATGCGAACGAATGATGCCAAATTTCCAACTATTTTGTGAAGTGAGCAAGCGGGCAGATCAGGCAAAAGTTTTTCAAAATATACTAAATCTCGTTTGGGAGTTTCTCACAGTGAAGGGGGCGAAGATCAATTTTGAAAATCAGTTGGAAAAATTAGAAGACATCATCCCTGATGTTAATCAATACGATTTTTACGGAGTTTTCCCCGCTCAAGATGCATGCGAAGCCTTGTCAGAGCTGTTGCATGCGATTATCGCAGGCGAAACACTCGAACAGGCGGTCAAAATTAGCCAACTTTCGCTTGCAACGGTAGCAACTTATTTAGAAACTCAGCTCGATCGTGAATTAAACGAGCAAGAGCTTAAGAATGCTATTGAAATTCAGGAGGAATTAGATGTGCAATGGCAGATCTACAGATTGTTGAATGAGCGTGAAGAACGCGATGTAGAATTGATTTTAGGCCTGAAAAATGAGATTAGAGAGAGTGGAGTCAGCAATATTGGGTTAAATTTTAATCAATAAATGTGATGTAGGTAACAATTTTTGCATTATTTGCTTTGAGAATAAGCGGGTTTGAATTAAGCTATCACCGCATTTACGCAAATCTAAGTTTAGGCATAACAGCCAGTAATAACAATAAATCTTTTAGAGGATACAACCAATGAACAAAACTGAGTTAATTGATGCGATCGCAGCAGCGGCACACTTAAGCAAAAAAGACGCAAAAGCAGCATTAGAAGCGACTTTAGAAGCAATTTCTGGCAGCCTTAAAAAAGGTGATGCCGTACAACTAATCGGTTTCGGTACTTTCAAAGTAAACCACCGCAAAGCTCGTACAGGTCGTAATCCAAAAACTAACGAAGCAATCGAAATCCCAGCAGCTAACGTACCGGCATTCGTTGCAGGTAAAGCATTAAAAGATTTAGTGAAATAATTCTTTTCCCATCCTATTTTATGTAAGCCTAGAGATATTCTAGGCTTTTTGCGTTTATTCGCCTTGTCAGCTAAAATAGTGCGATTTTATGTAGGTGGATTTAAGCCACCATTTCTTTTCACTTATTGGTGGGCTAAAACCCATCCTACTTTGTATTATGAAACAGTCGATTATTACTAAATTAGAAAGCCTAAGCGAACGCCACGAAGAACTCCAAGCCTTGTTGGGCGATGCATCTGTCATTAGCGATCAAGATAAATTCCGAGCCTATTCCAAAGAATATTCCCAACTGGAAGAAGTGGTTGGGGCATTTAACCGCTGGAACAAATTACACCGCGATATCGAAGAAGCTCAATTTTTGCTTGATGATCCCGATATGAAAGAGATTGCTGCCGAAGAAATTGAGCAGAACAAAGCTGAAATCGAACAAGTCGAACAGCAATTACAAATCTTATTATTACCAAAAGATCCAAACGATGAATACAACGCTTTCCTTGAAATTCGTGCAGGCACAGGCGGTGATGAGGCGGGCATTTTCGCTGGCGATTTATACCGTATGTATAGCCGTTACTGCGAAGGTAAACGCTGGCGAATTGAAGAGCTTTCCGCTAACGAAAGTGAACAGGGGGGCTACAAAGAGATCATCGTTAAAATCAGCGGTGAAGGTGTTTATGGTCAGCTCAAATTTGAGTCGGGCGGGCACCGTGTTCAACGTGTTCCAAAGACCGAATCTCAAGGGCGTATTCACACTTCCGCTTGCACAGTGGCGGTAATGCCAGAATTGCCAGAATCAGAAATGCCAGAGATCAATCCGTCGGATTTACGCATTGATACTTACCGCTCATCGGGTGCGGGTGGTCAGCACGTGAACACTACGGATTCTGCGGTGCGAATTACCCACATTCCAACAGGCATCGTGGTAGAGTGTCAAGACGAGCGTTCCCAGCACAAAAACAAAGCCAAAGCGTTGGCTGTGTTGGCTTCTCGTATCGTCCAAGTGGAGAAAGAAAAACAAGCCCAAGAGCAAGCAGACACTCGCCGTAATTTGCTCGGTTCGGGCGACCGTTCCGATAAAATCCGCACATACAACTACCCACAAGGGCGTGTAACTGACCACCGTATCAACTTGACGGTTTACCGCCTTGATGAAGTGATGAACGGTAAGATCGACGAATTGATCCAACCTATTATCACTGAATATCAAGCGGATCAACTTGCGGCGTTGTCCGATCAATAGCCTACAAGCGGTCAGTTTATGTCAAAATTTTGCAAAACTTTTGGAACGTTGGCTATGCCAACGCTCCCGAAGCCGAGAACAACTTCTCTAAAGACGTTGTGAGTAATATGTCTGTTTAGACAATGGGGAGGCTATTTTGATTAGCATCCCCATTTTGTTTACAACTGCATTTCTTGGTGCAACTCTTGGACGGAGTAAACATCAAATTCGTTGATGTGTTTAACTCCTTCCACTAATGCATAAGCCCCCGAAATGGTGGTTTGGATTGGCACTCGCTGTTGCAAGGCGGTGCGGCGGATTGAGTGGCTATCGGCAATTACTTCGGGTTCACCGCTAACGGTGTTGATGATGAGGGCGATTTCACCGTTTTTGATTGCATCGACAATATGCGGGCGACCTTCACGCACTTTATTGATGGTTTGCACTGCAACGCCATTGTCTCGTAAGAATTTGGCGGTACCGAAAGTGGCACACAAGCCGTAGCCTTGCTCTTGGAAACGTTTGGCGATGGTAAGCAAGGTCGCTTTGTCTTGATCAACAACCGACATAAACACCTTACCGATTTTCGGAATTCGTTCGCCTGCACCGAGCTGTGCTTTGAAGAAGGCTTCAGCAAAGGTTTCGCCCACGCCCATCACTTCCCCCGTTGAACGCATTTCAGGGCCTAAAATCGTATCAACTCCTGGGAATTTAATGAATGGGAACACCGCTTCTTTCACAAAGAATTTGGTTGGAATGATTTCGTCTAACGCATTCAATTCCGCCAAGGTTTCCCCTGCCATCACACGAGCTGCAATTTTCGCCAATGGGCGACCTGTGGCTTTACTCACAAATGGAACGGTTCGGCTAGCACGAGGGTTCACTTCTAGCACATAAATCACATCGTTCTGCACTGCAAACTGCACATTCATCAAGCCACGCACTTTTAACGCAAACGCCATTTCTTTGGTTTGTCTGCGAATTTCATCCAAAATCTCACCGCTTAACGAGTAGGCTGGCAATGAGCAAGCCGAGTCGCCACTGTGAATTCCTGCCTGCTCAACGTGTTGCATAATGCCGCCGATCACCACATTTTCGCCATCGCAGATACAATCCACATCGACTTCAATCGCATTATTTAAGAAGTGATCGAGCAGAATTGGGCTATCGTCAGACACAGACACCGCTTCACGCATATATTTGTTCAATTCTTCATCGTTATACACGATTTGCATCGCACGTCCACCCAATACATAAGAAGGACGAACCACTAACGGATAGCCCACTTCATTCGCCAACTCCACCGCTTCCGCCGCATTACGCGCGGTACGGTTGGCAGGCTGCTTGAGATTTAATTCATTCAGAATACGTTGGAAACGCTCACGATCTTCGGCGGCATCAATGCTATCCGCCGATGTACCGATGATGTTCACCCCGTTTTCGTGTAAGGCATTCGCCAATTTGAGTGGCGTTTGACCGCCATAATGCACAATCATGCCCCAAGGATTTTCCACACGCACCACTTCCAACACATCTTCCAGCGTTAATGGCTCGAAATACAGGCGGTCGGACGTATCAAAATCCGTAGAAACGGTTTCAGGGTTACAGTTCACCATAATGGTTTCATATCCCGCTTCACGCAAGGCAAGGGAAGCGTGCACACAGCAGTAATCGAACTCAATCCCTTGTCCAATACGGTTCGGGCCACCGCCTAAAATCATCACTTTTTTGTGATCCGATGGATTTGATTCGCACTCTTCTTCGTAGGTGGAATAGAGATAAGCGGTATCAGAAGCAAACTCGGCAGCACAGGTATCGACACGCTTATACACAGGCAACACATTTAGGCTACGACGATAATCACGCACTGCTTTTTCACTCACATTGGTCAGTTGAGCGATACGTTTGTCGGAAAAGCCTTTACGTTTTAAACGGCGAAGCTCGTCTCGGTCAAGATCGCTAAATTGCTTTTTCTCAAGCGCCAGTTCTTCTTGAACTAAATCTTGAATTTGAATTAAGAACCAAGGGTCAATTTTGGAATAGTGATGCACTTCTTCGAGCGAGAAGCCTGCCCCAAAGGCATCGGCAACATATAAAATACGGTTCGGGCCGGGGTTGGCAAGCTCACGACGGATTTTTTCAGGCTCTTCTGACAGTAAATTAAAGCCACAAATGCCGGTTTCTAAGCCACGCAACGCTTTTTGCAAGCTCTCTTGGAAAGTACGCCCCATTGCCATCACTTCGCCCACTGATTTCATTTGGGTGGTCAAGCGGTCGTCCGCATTGGCAAATTTCTCAAAGGCAAAACGTGGGATCTTGGTCACTACATAATCCAACGTTGGCTCAAATGAGGCTGGAATTAAACCGCCAGTGATGTCGTTACGCAGTTCATTTAGGGTATAGCCCACCGCTAATTTCGCTGCCACTTTGGCAATCGGGAAGCCTGTCGCTTTTGACGCTAAGGCAGAAGAACGGCTTACACGAGGGTTCATTTCAATCACGATCATCTCGCCATTTTCAGGGTTAATCGCAAATTGTACGTTTGAACCGCCCGTATCCACGCCAATTTCACGCAACACCGCAAGGCTGGCGTTACGCATAATTTGGTACTCTTTGTCGGTTAAGGTTTGTGCAGGAGCAACGGTGATACTATCGCCCGTATGCACGCCCATCGGGTCAAAGTTCTCAATCGAGCAGATAATAATGCAGTTGTCCGCTTTATCACGCACCACTTCCATTTCATACTCTTTCCAGCCCAATACCGATTGTTCGATAAGTAGCTCGTGGGTTGGCGAGGCTTCAAAACCACGCTCACAAATCGCCATAAATTCATCACGATTGTAAGCAATACCGCCGCCCGAACCGCCCATGGTAAACGATGGACGAATTAAGGTTGGAAAGCCCACCTGCTCTTGAGCGGTTAAGGCTTCTTCAAAGGTGTGGCAGACAAACGATTTCGGCGTATTCAGCCCGATTTTGGTCATCGCCTCTTTAAAACGCCCACGATCTTCGGCTTTATCAATGGCATCTTCCGTCGCCCCGATTAGCTCAACGCCATATTTTTTCAGCACACCGTTTTTCGATAAATCTAAGGCACAGTTCAACGCTGTCTGCCCACCCATTGTTGGCAAAATTGCATCAGGACGCTCTTTTTCGATGATTTTCGCCACCGTTCGCCACTCAATCGGCTCAATGTAGGTAACGTCCGCCATATTCGGATCGGTCATAATGGTCGCTGGGTTTGAGTTCACCAACACCACCTTATATCCTTCTTCCCGCAACGCCTTACACGCCTGCGCCCCCGAATAGTCAAATTCACACGCCTGCCCGATTACAATCGGACCTGCACCAATAATTAGGATGGTTTTTATGTCTGTACGTTTTGGCATTGTTATTCCTTATTTAAATCTTTTCTTTGATATATTTAGAATGTTGCATAATTTCAGGAAACATTGATGCATCATTTATAGACATTACTTTATCTAACTCTTCTTTTAACGGTCTCTTATTTTCAGCTGAAATTTTAAATTTCAAAAGAATATCAAAATTAGGTTCTCCTAAACCACATAGTAAGAATGCTCCTCGCTGAGCTAAAATTCTATTATTATTCATTTTTCCTTTGATAATAATATTAGATAATAGATCACTAGGGTTTATATTGTCATCAAAATGATTTTTTTCTAATTTTATAAAATGAAGTAATCTTTTAAATTCTTTTGTTTTCATTAGTTCACTTTTGAATGCATCTTTTTCATTATTTTCTTTATTCACATACTGTTGGCAGTAATTTTTAATAGTGTCTTTTTCATCCTTAGATAAGAATGCTAAATTAGCGATACAACTAGCTGTATCGCTATCATAATATTTTATCTGTTCTTTTTTTACTTTTAGTACAAATACAGCACCATCAGCAAATTTCTTTGCTCCGTCTTCTTTATACTTTTCGTTATTATTCTCATCAAGTTCAATTGTTTCAGATAAAGAAAAATATAATGCTACCAAAGGGTTTAGTGTTAAATCTATTAATCTAGTGGGCAACTCATAATGCTGAGCTCTAATCAAATAATCTAAAGTTGTTTTATCATCTCTAAAGTCATTAGGAAAAGATGATATTATTTCTCTAATAAATATATTTTCCTTATTTATGAAGTCTTTTCTCTTTATTGATGGTGTAATATCCCAATTATAATCAGCCTGACCTCTATAAAGTAAGATTTCATCATCTTTTATATCTTTGACTGTCTTAATTATTGTTTTTATAAAACCATCTAAATTAGTATATGGTTTTGTTGCATATGACTTTCTATCTTTTGGCATACTTTTTCTCCTATTTTTTTAAATTTTTTGCTTAAATCCAAAAACTCCCTTCCCCTACTTCAATCACTTGCCCACCAACATAAATCGTCTGATTTTCGTCAAGTTTGAGTGAAAGGCGATTAGGTCTGCCTATTTGGTCGCCTTGATGAATTTGGCGATTGAGAGGGAACTTACCCTGTGAAAGAAAATACGCTCCTAAGTTTGCAGCGGCGGAGCCTGTTCCGCTATCTTCAAACAGGGCATTGTTCGCCACATAAAAAAGACGAGAAAAAATCGTCTCGTTTTCTTCACACCACAAATAAATCACCGTTCTCGCTTCTTGTTCACAGATTTCTTGTAAAGTGGCGATATGAATTGCCACTTGATCAAGGGCAGATCGTTCATGAAGTTGCAATAAAAGCTGTGGGGATCCGCTGTTAAGCCAATAGGCTGTCTCCGCAATTTGTGCTTCCGATAATCCCGTCGCCTTGGCTAATTGACTGTGGGTAGCTTCACTTGGTTTGATGTCGTAACCTTCAATCGCCAATTCCATTTTTGCATTTTTCCCGAATACTCGAACTGCTTTCGCCTTGGTATTTAACACAAACTGCTCGGGTAGCCGTTGTTGCTGTTGCAACACATAAGCACAGCCTAAAGTCGGATGCCCTGCAAGCGGAAGTTCATAAG encodes:
- a CDS encoding YhdT family protein, with translation MKHSQQIMREVRWSLWLTLFYLAGWVGFAYFSPTGRGLLGFPIWFELACIYLPILFVLLTTIVIKTVYKAIDLEDK
- a CDS encoding D-hexose-6-phosphate mutarotase, producing MKPIPTLPAGLSLIKHNQLDILYIQHTSFHAKVALQGAQLLSWQPTPCSQDVIWLSDVEPFETGVAIRGGVPICYPWFGGVKQPAHGTARNRLWTLTKVDVLADRVLLELALEDEALMQMELGSECRLTFTHLAAKPAQVALHSYFKVADIAQIELHNLPNESFNSVEQTMQAVTSPRKFANLVDEIYTANGLPTVIIDPIAKRQINVEHQNASEVVVWNPWHKAMSGMNEAGHKTMVCVETARIHRLLNQGETVTAKFSVEAL
- the hemE gene encoding uroporphyrinogen decarboxylase; translated protein: MTTLKNDRYLKALLREPVDMTPVWMMRQAGRYLPEYKATRAQAGDFMSLCRNADLACEVTLQPLRRYDLDAAILFSDILTIPDAMGLGLSFGAGEGPKFAHPIERKADVDNLPIPDPEGELQYVMNAVRTIRRELKGEVPLIGFSGSPWTLATYMVEGGSSKAFTKIKKMLYTDPKLLHCLLDKLANSVILYLNAQIKAGAQSVMVFDTWGGVLAHRDYKEFSLQYMHKIVDGLLRENDGRRVPVTLFTKGGGLWLEAIADTGCDAVGLDWTVDIADARARVGHKVALQGNMDPSVLYASPERIEQEVQAILAGFGNGSGHVFNLGHGIHQDVPEQSPKVFVDAIHTFSKSYHQ
- a CDS encoding YjaG family protein: MRNPIHKRMERFESWQHLVFMACLCERMMPNFQLFCEVSKRADQAKVFQNILNLVWEFLTVKGAKINFENQLEKLEDIIPDVNQYDFYGVFPAQDACEALSELLHAIIAGETLEQAVKISQLSLATVATYLETQLDRELNEQELKNAIEIQEELDVQWQIYRLLNEREERDVELILGLKNEIRESGVSNIGLNFNQ
- a CDS encoding HU family DNA-binding protein, which produces MNKTELIDAIAAAAHLSKKDAKAALEATLEAISGSLKKGDAVQLIGFGTFKVNHRKARTGRNPKTNEAIEIPAANVPAFVAGKALKDLVK
- the prfA gene encoding peptide chain release factor 1 → MKQSIITKLESLSERHEELQALLGDASVISDQDKFRAYSKEYSQLEEVVGAFNRWNKLHRDIEEAQFLLDDPDMKEIAAEEIEQNKAEIEQVEQQLQILLLPKDPNDEYNAFLEIRAGTGGDEAGIFAGDLYRMYSRYCEGKRWRIEELSANESEQGGYKEIIVKISGEGVYGQLKFESGGHRVQRVPKTESQGRIHTSACTVAVMPELPESEMPEINPSDLRIDTYRSSGAGGQHVNTTDSAVRITHIPTGIVVECQDERSQHKNKAKALAVLASRIVQVEKEKQAQEQADTRRNLLGSGDRSDKIRTYNYPQGRVTDHRINLTVYRLDEVMNGKIDELIQPIITEYQADQLAALSDQ
- the carB gene encoding carbamoyl-phosphate synthase large subunit is translated as MPKRTDIKTILIIGAGPIVIGQACEFDYSGAQACKALREEGYKVVLVNSNPATIMTDPNMADVTYIEPIEWRTVAKIIEKERPDAILPTMGGQTALNCALDLSKNGVLKKYGVELIGATEDAIDKAEDRGRFKEAMTKIGLNTPKSFVCHTFEEALTAQEQVGFPTLIRPSFTMGGSGGGIAYNRDEFMAICERGFEASPTHELLIEQSVLGWKEYEMEVVRDKADNCIIICSIENFDPMGVHTGDSITVAPAQTLTDKEYQIMRNASLAVLREIGVDTGGSNVQFAINPENGEMIVIEMNPRVSRSSALASKATGFPIAKVAAKLAVGYTLNELRNDITGGLIPASFEPTLDYVVTKIPRFAFEKFANADDRLTTQMKSVGEVMAMGRTFQESLQKALRGLETGICGFNLLSEEPEKIRRELANPGPNRILYVADAFGAGFSLEEVHHYSKIDPWFLIQIQDLVQEELALEKKQFSDLDRDELRRLKRKGFSDKRIAQLTNVSEKAVRDYRRSLNVLPVYKRVDTCAAEFASDTAYLYSTYEEECESNPSDHKKVMILGGGPNRIGQGIEFDYCCVHASLALREAGYETIMVNCNPETVSTDFDTSDRLYFEPLTLEDVLEVVRVENPWGMIVHYGGQTPLKLANALHENGVNIIGTSADSIDAAEDRERFQRILNELNLKQPANRTARNAAEAVELANEVGYPLVVRPSYVLGGRAMQIVYNDEELNKYMREAVSVSDDSPILLDHFLNNAIEVDVDCICDGENVVIGGIMQHVEQAGIHSGDSACSLPAYSLSGEILDEIRRQTKEMAFALKVRGLMNVQFAVQNDVIYVLEVNPRASRTVPFVSKATGRPLAKIAARVMAGETLAELNALDEIIPTKFFVKEAVFPFIKFPGVDTILGPEMRSTGEVMGVGETFAEAFFKAQLGAGERIPKIGKVFMSVVDQDKATLLTIAKRFQEQGYGLCATFGTAKFLRDNGVAVQTINKVREGRPHIVDAIKNGEIALIINTVSGEPEVIADSHSIRRTALQQRVPIQTTISGAYALVEGVKHINEFDVYSVQELHQEMQL
- a CDS encoding FRG domain-containing protein, translating into MPKDRKSYATKPYTNLDGFIKTIIKTVKDIKDDEILLYRGQADYNWDITPSIKRKDFINKENIFIREIISSFPNDFRDDKTTLDYLIRAQHYELPTRLIDLTLNPLVALYFSLSETIELDENNNEKYKEDGAKKFADGAVFVLKVKKEQIKYYDSDTASCIANLAFLSKDEKDTIKNYCQQYVNKENNEKDAFKSELMKTKEFKRLLHFIKLEKNHFDDNINPSDLLSNIIIKGKMNNNRILAQRGAFLLCGLGEPNFDILLKFKISAENKRPLKEELDKVMSINDASMFPEIMQHSKYIKEKI
- a CDS encoding PhzF family phenazine biosynthesis protein; protein product: MRTYAFKLVNVFAETHFGGNPLAVFPQADGLTDEEMQQIAKQFNLSETVFAFSSETAVADLRIFTPAYELPLAGHPTLGCAYVLQQQQRLPEQFVLNTKAKAVRVFGKNAKMELAIEGYDIKPSEATHSQLAKATGLSEAQIAETAYWLNSGSPQLLLQLHERSALDQVAIHIATLQEICEQEARTVIYLWCEENETIFSRLFYVANNALFEDSGTGSAAANLGAYFLSQGKFPLNRQIHQGDQIGRPNRLSLKLDENQTIYVGGQVIEVGEGSFWI